A single window of Paenibacillus sp. SYP-B4298 DNA harbors:
- a CDS encoding S8 family serine peptidase, translating to MNRSFSVVARLILFVMLFQLIVSDYGYIYAENAAAEEAPRDQVELIVKYKNPSMMEEVKRSLQQEVELDQLHSVSQHRRFNMEVLEIGSEDNMTEVLTELRQDPNVAFAQPNYELTMLALPEDERFPEQWGLRNQGQSIAQQQGVAGVDIRAVQAWNTTQGNPSVVIGVLDTGIDISHPDLAAHIYVNPGEIPGNGIDDDGNGYIDDVNGWDFYNKDHTVFDATALDKHGTHVAGIIAADANAQGISGVAPNVTLLPLKFMSGQSGYTSDALAAIEYAKQAGVKIINASFGSTSANPALEEAIRRSGILFVSRAGNNGADSAKSPVYPAAYRLPNMLSVAAIDNTGKLLDRSNYGSNVDVAAPGASILSTLPEEGYGYLSGTSMASAYVAGVAGLTLSTFPDMDAAQLAQRLRSAAAAMPELAGKVRSDGIIRANLAVQALEGTASPEEEPIAPAPTEQDEMVVTLAAEIDPLLQEQIHYGEEGVSVTTGNYSHSVTDLTMPSPGFKINVSRTYNSKDDRAASSLGRGWTFSFEGSLKRMPTNSSIMIAKLPNGSSQLFVVNSNNTYTANDSHSKLVKEADNSHTLTTTDQYTYGFNAAGYLSWMKDPVGNQVTIEVDSAGVVKKITDAVKRSYTVSYNNTYIKEITDQQGRKVQYQYDSANRLVKVIAPSGRISAQYVYDSSGYLTEMKDGDGNTVEAIVYNHSSGLNQHKATRYTDRLGNTQTFAYATNRTTTIQDQNGRKIVKKYDDALYVTESQDPEGKWTKVEYYKDASGFNKYGEEKSITDRLGNKTEYVRDANGNIIKIIYADSSFSEYGYDSQNHLIWERDELGKTTYYVYPAGSNLLQKTVQPLNGTDAYTVDSEKVAITSYAYYTAAEATRAFGIAVNGLMKSTTDPEGNVTTYKYDKYGNVTETIDAAGNRSVTQYNAIGWLTSQVTAEGYRTDYEYDMDGNLLRQTDHEGGVRRTVYDTLGRPVQVIEPNQYEADKEFMNNSGTGGAYQNTTAGTRTTYHPNGLRSTVTDALGNVTSYAYDLYGNLVQEIRPNLSEQVYEYDVMNRLIKTSFKPDAKSVPVLLSSYTYEALSGGQERTTETRYLNAADKAITVTTKDARGRVVSSESPNGSTVQTVYLANGQVKAVTDGRGNTTTFSYDGLNRLSEQWAPLDAGKYSYKRFEYDLNNRKVKEWAGIDPIKLFGRPSEDRLSSVTYVYNTMGQVEQQTSPIGGTTVFQYDGDGRMIRQEQQVSAKESYATSYVYNHNNQVISEIRYVQGSDLADYKAAGESLVKLETAYTYDANGNKTSATTPDGNQTTYTYDLLNRLLSTKTSGVNEQGQPTAETVSQTYDWAGQVLTATDALQNVTTYRYDERSLLLQKQNAAGGITAYAYDRAGRKIAEVSPNNYDASKPLSELVRTEYAYDTMNRVQAVTEIYEEKVVSGSGSWTTRWTEAVSKAYQYDENGNVTKELDAMGFAAGVGKTLQERIQSGYGTTIRYNAANLPVLMLDPASREQGLKHTKLFGYDGLGRKVRETDATGAVTQTYYDAAGNIVSTSIRKTGTSPEQVLRTLTYNSSGQLLTETDPYGHQTVNTYNAWGQIRKKTDSGSEAVAAYSLARQYDVMGRLVRETDNQGKVTHWSYDLDGRTTMVAVEDSKGKNRVTKRSAYDLNGNLRYETDGNGNVTEMQYNTLNQLVRKTVQVTDTTLGKRALSTTYAYDRNGNLLLETDPFGREQGYRYDSLNRLIEKIDGTGTVISKLEYNASNVQIRAWDALNRLTQYRYDRNNRQVMTIDPLGYRTTTAYHANGEIESTTDGKGNVTSYAYDYMKRLTEVTNALDERTTYTYDLNGNKLSQTDGNGHSTLFEYTAGNLLTRRIDHGGKLVQLTGVTYDPAKVESYTYYPKGQMKSKLDRNGHTTSYTYDVHGRLLDETVEGAALQQTPLAERRIAYTYDANGNQLTITDSTGTTSRSYDELNRTVTKTVPQLGTSVFHYDIVGDMPGGYTMEISQDVKGNQTNKMYDQAKRLMAVWSNDDEPTIYSYYADGSRQRVEYPGGVKEEYSYTANNQLSELKNWKGTTLLDTYSYTYDAAGNQTSKYEMVNGTNKGTFYTYDELNRLKQVQEPFLKDKVTSYRYDAAGNRTEEKTTQGSSVTIVTYSYNEQNRLQSTVSQTASETQTDRYRYDGNGNMIHKSREVTKALNLASPPVTTFGMFIEGQTNENARISDIVSGTESYTYNVWNQMVKSSSGSGTVNYAYNGEGYRTKKITGNQTTHYLYESDKVVLETDGSGKVLARNVYGLNLLVREMGTEKYAYLYNGHGDVTALVDASGTVQATYAYDAFGNLTESTGTVNNPIRYAGYQYDEESKLYYLNARYYDPKIARFLSEDTYRGSAMDPLSLNYYTYVHNEPLMYVDPSGHEKVQLRQLAEASGATISYNNKTKVATVTLVEGYSVDFKVDNNTVTLKDGRMIIDNELYDKKMSGSSANRVVSQNSSTVTQEKITAIVDTAVAGAKVAVVTNANRTSTVTSKTTGQLLATQTSTLRNSTVVFNKNTDVILNRLSVSDYPKFIHGSDYRDFTLAEKALIWEALTNNNSEGITNTEVQEFVDSKIFDSKSEAQLVIDLTTMRYNAFMINIDPNELFGIQYLMQGEKISQAEFLPVLKVGTKLPGVSARASSGGCNCFTAGTKVLTDEGEKNIEDIEVGDMVLSKDEDDPNGKTAYKEVTALFRNQRDDIIKLHVGEQIIETTDNHPFWVEGKGWVFADELHAGDKLRKADGSNLTIDKVEFLKLDGPVTVYNFTVADFHTYYVTDIGVWVHNTNCFTGGYIDFDEAPSHVKNTITTIRNTGEPPQGYVGGRPFNNRGNNGETKLPTGHNYKEYDVHPYQQGVNRGAERLVIADDGTVYYTTDHYRTYVKIK from the coding sequence ATGAACCGTTCGTTTTCCGTTGTTGCAAGATTAATACTGTTTGTGATGCTCTTCCAGTTGATCGTGTCCGATTACGGGTACATCTATGCCGAGAACGCTGCTGCGGAGGAGGCACCGCGAGATCAGGTTGAGCTGATTGTGAAATACAAAAATCCGTCCATGATGGAGGAGGTCAAGCGTTCGCTACAGCAGGAGGTGGAGCTGGATCAACTCCACTCGGTATCGCAGCATCGTCGCTTCAACATGGAGGTGCTGGAGATCGGCAGCGAAGATAATATGACCGAGGTGCTGACGGAGCTTCGCCAGGACCCGAATGTCGCCTTTGCTCAGCCGAACTATGAGCTGACGATGCTGGCGCTGCCGGAGGATGAGCGCTTCCCCGAGCAGTGGGGACTGCGCAATCAGGGGCAATCGATTGCTCAGCAGCAGGGGGTGGCCGGTGTCGATATTCGGGCAGTGCAGGCCTGGAATACGACCCAGGGCAATCCGTCTGTCGTCATTGGTGTGTTGGACACAGGCATCGACATCTCCCATCCCGATTTGGCTGCCCATATCTATGTGAATCCTGGAGAGATTCCGGGGAACGGAATCGATGATGACGGCAACGGTTATATCGATGATGTGAATGGATGGGATTTCTATAACAAGGATCATACCGTGTTCGACGCCACAGCTCTGGACAAGCATGGCACGCATGTGGCGGGCATCATCGCCGCCGATGCGAATGCGCAAGGGATAAGTGGCGTTGCCCCTAATGTTACGCTGCTGCCGCTCAAATTCATGTCCGGTCAATCCGGCTATACCTCAGATGCGCTGGCGGCTATCGAATATGCCAAGCAGGCGGGCGTCAAAATTATCAATGCCAGCTTTGGCAGCACCTCGGCCAATCCTGCGCTGGAGGAGGCGATTCGCCGCAGCGGCATCCTGTTCGTCAGCAGGGCTGGCAATAACGGCGCAGATAGCGCCAAGTCGCCCGTCTATCCGGCAGCGTATCGGCTGCCCAATATGCTGTCTGTGGCTGCCATCGACAACACAGGCAAGCTGCTCGACCGCTCGAACTATGGCAGCAATGTCGATGTTGCTGCGCCAGGAGCCTCGATTCTAAGTACTCTGCCTGAGGAGGGGTACGGTTATCTTAGCGGTACCTCGATGGCTTCTGCGTATGTTGCAGGTGTGGCAGGACTTACGCTCAGCACGTTCCCGGACATGGATGCCGCTCAGCTTGCTCAGCGCTTGAGATCGGCTGCGGCTGCGATGCCCGAGCTGGCAGGGAAAGTACGGAGCGACGGCATCATCCGTGCCAACCTGGCGGTTCAAGCGCTGGAGGGAACCGCTTCGCCTGAGGAGGAGCCCATTGCGCCAGCACCGACAGAGCAGGACGAGATGGTCGTCACGCTTGCGGCCGAGATCGATCCGCTGCTGCAGGAGCAGATTCATTACGGCGAAGAAGGGGTCTCGGTTACTACCGGGAACTACTCGCACTCGGTGACGGATCTTACCATGCCCTCCCCGGGGTTCAAGATCAATGTCAGTCGAACCTACAACTCCAAGGATGACCGAGCTGCCAGCTCATTGGGGCGCGGATGGACCTTCTCCTTTGAAGGCAGCCTGAAGCGCATGCCAACGAACAGCTCGATTATGATTGCCAAGCTGCCCAACGGCTCCTCGCAGTTGTTCGTAGTGAATAGTAACAATACGTATACGGCGAATGATTCCCACAGCAAGCTGGTTAAGGAGGCGGACAATAGTCACACGCTGACGACGACAGATCAGTACACCTACGGTTTTAATGCGGCTGGATATTTGAGCTGGATGAAGGACCCTGTCGGCAATCAGGTGACGATCGAGGTGGACAGCGCTGGCGTGGTGAAGAAGATTACTGATGCGGTCAAGCGCTCCTACACAGTCAGCTACAACAACACGTATATTAAGGAGATTACGGACCAGCAGGGGCGCAAGGTTCAATACCAATACGACAGCGCCAACCGCCTGGTGAAGGTCATCGCGCCAAGCGGGAGAATCTCGGCCCAATACGTCTATGATTCCTCCGGATATCTGACGGAGATGAAGGATGGTGATGGTAATACAGTTGAAGCGATTGTCTACAATCATAGCTCAGGGTTGAACCAGCATAAGGCCACGCGGTATACCGACCGATTAGGCAATACGCAGACCTTTGCATATGCGACTAATCGAACGACAACGATTCAAGACCAGAACGGACGCAAAATAGTTAAAAAATATGACGATGCCTTGTATGTGACCGAGTCCCAGGACCCGGAGGGCAAGTGGACGAAGGTCGAATATTACAAGGATGCGAGCGGGTTCAATAAGTATGGGGAAGAGAAGTCGATCACGGATCGGCTAGGCAACAAGACGGAGTATGTGCGGGATGCAAACGGCAATATAATTAAAATCATATATGCGGACAGCAGCTTCAGCGAATATGGCTATGACAGCCAGAACCATCTGATCTGGGAGCGGGATGAGCTGGGCAAGACCACGTATTATGTCTATCCGGCCGGAAGCAATCTGCTCCAGAAGACAGTGCAGCCGCTCAATGGCACGGATGCGTATACCGTCGATTCGGAGAAGGTTGCCATCACCTCCTATGCTTACTATACCGCAGCCGAGGCTACGCGGGCATTCGGTATTGCCGTTAACGGGCTAATGAAATCGACGACCGACCCGGAAGGGAATGTAACGACCTACAAGTATGATAAATACGGCAATGTGACGGAAACGATCGATGCGGCAGGCAACCGCAGTGTCACACAGTATAATGCAATCGGCTGGCTCACCAGCCAAGTGACTGCAGAAGGGTACCGAACAGATTATGAATATGACATGGATGGCAACCTGCTGCGTCAGACCGACCATGAGGGCGGTGTTCGGCGCACCGTATACGATACGCTGGGCCGCCCTGTCCAGGTCATCGAGCCGAATCAATACGAGGCCGACAAGGAGTTTATGAATAATTCGGGGACGGGGGGAGCCTACCAGAACACCACAGCAGGTACGCGAACAACCTATCACCCGAACGGTCTGAGGTCGACTGTAACCGACGCCCTGGGCAATGTCACCTCCTATGCCTACGACCTGTACGGCAATCTGGTACAGGAGATTCGTCCGAATTTAAGTGAGCAGGTCTATGAGTATGATGTCATGAATCGTCTGATCAAAACCTCCTTCAAGCCAGATGCGAAGTCAGTGCCGGTGCTGCTTAGCAGCTACACCTATGAAGCCTTGTCGGGGGGACAGGAGCGCACGACAGAGACCCGCTATCTGAACGCTGCGGATAAGGCGATCACTGTTACGACGAAGGATGCGAGAGGGCGTGTCGTATCGTCGGAGTCGCCGAACGGATCAACCGTTCAGACAGTCTATCTGGCCAATGGGCAGGTGAAGGCGGTCACAGACGGGCGGGGGAATACGACCACCTTCAGCTATGATGGTCTCAATCGGCTCTCGGAGCAGTGGGCGCCGCTGGATGCGGGCAAATACAGCTACAAGCGCTTCGAATACGATCTGAACAACCGCAAGGTGAAGGAATGGGCCGGCATCGACCCGATCAAGCTGTTCGGCAGACCGTCCGAGGATCGGTTATCCAGCGTGACGTATGTATATAACACGATGGGGCAGGTTGAGCAACAGACCAGCCCAATCGGGGGCACAACCGTATTCCAGTATGATGGAGACGGGCGGATGATTCGGCAGGAGCAGCAGGTGAGTGCGAAGGAGTCGTATGCGACCTCCTATGTCTATAATCACAACAATCAGGTGATCTCGGAGATCCGCTATGTACAGGGAAGCGATCTGGCTGACTATAAAGCTGCGGGTGAATCGCTGGTCAAGCTGGAGACCGCCTATACCTATGATGCGAATGGTAACAAGACGAGTGCAACGACGCCGGACGGAAATCAGACGACCTATACGTATGATCTGCTTAACCGACTGCTCTCGACGAAGACGAGCGGAGTGAATGAGCAGGGACAGCCGACCGCGGAGACTGTAAGCCAGACCTATGACTGGGCAGGTCAGGTGCTGACGGCTACCGATGCGCTCCAGAATGTGACGACCTACCGCTATGATGAGCGCAGCTTGCTGCTGCAGAAGCAGAATGCGGCAGGCGGCATTACGGCCTATGCGTATGACCGTGCCGGGCGGAAGATCGCGGAGGTTTCGCCTAACAACTACGATGCTTCCAAGCCGCTCTCGGAGCTGGTGCGAACCGAGTACGCCTATGATACGATGAACCGCGTACAGGCCGTTACCGAAATCTATGAAGAGAAGGTTGTATCCGGCAGCGGCAGTTGGACGACACGCTGGACAGAGGCGGTGTCCAAGGCTTATCAGTATGATGAGAACGGCAATGTTACGAAGGAGCTTGACGCCATGGGCTTCGCCGCAGGTGTCGGCAAGACGCTGCAGGAGCGCATTCAATCCGGCTATGGCACCACCATCCGGTATAATGCGGCCAATCTGCCTGTGCTGATGCTGGACCCGGCTTCCAGGGAGCAAGGCCTCAAGCACACGAAGCTGTTCGGCTACGATGGCCTGGGGCGCAAGGTGAGAGAGACGGATGCGACAGGTGCGGTCACTCAAACCTACTATGATGCGGCGGGCAATATCGTGTCCACCTCGATACGCAAGACGGGAACCAGCCCGGAGCAGGTGCTGAGGACATTAACCTATAACAGCAGCGGGCAGCTATTGACCGAGACGGACCCTTACGGGCATCAGACAGTCAACACATATAATGCATGGGGACAGATTCGCAAGAAGACGGATTCCGGCTCCGAAGCAGTGGCGGCATACTCGCTGGCGCGGCAGTATGATGTGATGGGGCGGCTCGTCCGGGAGACGGACAATCAAGGCAAGGTCACGCATTGGTCATATGATCTGGATGGACGGACAACCATGGTTGCGGTGGAGGACAGCAAGGGCAAGAACCGGGTCACGAAGCGCTCCGCTTACGATCTGAATGGCAATCTGCGGTACGAGACAGACGGCAATGGCAATGTGACCGAGATGCAATATAACACACTGAACCAGTTGGTACGCAAGACGGTGCAGGTCACAGACACCACGCTGGGCAAGCGCGCGTTGTCGACTACCTATGCGTATGACCGCAACGGCAATCTGCTGCTGGAGACCGATCCCTTCGGGCGTGAGCAGGGCTACCGTTATGACAGCCTGAATCGGCTGATCGAGAAGATCGACGGGACAGGCACCGTAATCTCCAAGCTGGAGTACAATGCGAGCAATGTGCAGATTCGGGCGTGGGATGCGCTGAACCGTCTGACACAATACCGCTATGACCGGAACAATCGTCAGGTGATGACAATCGATCCGCTTGGCTATCGGACAACGACGGCCTACCATGCGAATGGGGAAATCGAGAGCACGACAGATGGCAAAGGCAATGTGACCAGCTATGCCTACGACTATATGAAGCGGCTGACCGAAGTCACCAATGCGCTGGACGAGAGAACGACCTACACCTATGATCTGAACGGGAATAAGCTCTCACAGACAGATGGCAACGGACATTCCACGCTGTTCGAGTATACCGCCGGCAACCTGCTCACCCGCCGAATCGATCATGGGGGTAAGCTGGTGCAACTGACAGGTGTCACGTATGACCCGGCCAAGGTTGAGAGCTACACCTACTACCCGAAAGGTCAGATGAAGAGCAAGCTCGATCGTAATGGCCATACGACCAGCTACACATATGATGTCCATGGCAGATTGTTGGATGAGACGGTCGAAGGAGCAGCATTGCAGCAGACACCGCTGGCTGAGCGGCGGATCGCCTATACCTATGATGCCAATGGCAATCAACTTACCATCACAGACAGCACGGGCACGACGAGCCGCAGCTACGATGAGCTGAACCGAACGGTGACCAAGACGGTGCCCCAGTTAGGCACCAGCGTGTTCCACTATGATATTGTAGGGGATATGCCAGGCGGCTATACGATGGAGATCAGTCAGGATGTAAAGGGCAATCAGACGAACAAGATGTATGATCAAGCCAAGCGTCTCATGGCTGTATGGAGCAATGACGACGAACCGACGATATATAGCTACTATGCGGATGGAAGCCGCCAGAGGGTGGAGTATCCTGGTGGTGTGAAGGAAGAATACAGCTATACCGCGAATAATCAACTGAGCGAGCTGAAGAACTGGAAAGGGACGACACTGCTGGATACGTATAGCTATACGTATGATGCAGCCGGCAACCAGACATCCAAGTATGAGATGGTGAATGGTACAAACAAGGGCACATTCTACACCTACGATGAGTTAAACCGTCTCAAGCAGGTGCAGGAGCCGTTCCTGAAAGACAAAGTGACGAGCTACCGCTATGACGCGGCGGGGAATCGTACTGAGGAGAAGACGACACAGGGCTCAAGCGTAACGATAGTGACATACAGCTACAATGAGCAAAATCGACTGCAGTCTACGGTGAGTCAGACGGCGAGCGAGACACAGACTGATCGGTATCGCTATGACGGCAATGGGAATATGATTCATAAGAGCCGGGAAGTGACCAAGGCGCTGAATCTGGCCTCCCCGCCGGTCACGACGTTCGGCATGTTCATCGAGGGCCAGACAAACGAAAATGCGCGGATCAGCGACATCGTGTCGGGTACAGAGAGCTACACGTATAATGTGTGGAACCAGATGGTGAAGAGTAGCTCGGGAAGCGGAACGGTCAACTACGCTTACAACGGGGAAGGGTATCGGACGAAGAAGATCACAGGCAACCAGACGACGCACTATCTGTATGAGTCGGACAAGGTCGTGCTGGAGACCGACGGCAGCGGGAAGGTGCTAGCGCGTAATGTATATGGCTTGAACCTCCTAGTGCGCGAGATGGGGACGGAGAAATATGCGTACCTGTACAACGGGCATGGCGATGTGACGGCGCTGGTGGATGCTTCGGGTACTGTGCAGGCGACCTACGCGTATGATGCTTTCGGAAATCTGACAGAATCGACGGGCACGGTGAACAACCCGATCCGGTATGCTGGTTATCAGTATGATGAGGAGAGCAAGCTGTACTATCTGAACGCACGGTACTACGATCCGAAGATCGCGCGCTTCTTGAGCGAGGATACGTACCGCGGCTCAGCAATGGATCCGCTAAGCTTGAATTATTATACGTATGTGCATAATGAGCCGTTGATGTATGTGGACCCGAGCGGGCACGAGAAGGTGCAACTGCGGCAGTTGGCGGAGGCTTCGGGAGCCACCATATCTTATAACAATAAAACAAAAGTAGCGACCGTGACCTTAGTTGAGGGGTACTCTGTTGATTTTAAAGTGGACAATAACACCGTGACCCTCAAAGATGGTCGAATGATTATTGATAATGAGCTGTATGACAAAAAAATGAGTGGGAGTAGCGCGAATCGAGTAGTGTCCCAAAACTCATCCACCGTCACCCAAGAGAAGATAACAGCCATAGTGGATACGGCAGTAGCAGGCGCAAAAGTTGCAGTCGTTACGAATGCCAATCGTACATCAACGGTAACAAGTAAAACGACGGGACAACTCTTAGCGACCCAGACGAGCACATTGAGGAATAGTACGGTCGTATTTAACAAAAATACGGATGTGATATTAAATAGACTATCAGTAAGTGATTATCCTAAATTTATACACGGTTCCGATTATAGAGATTTTACGTTGGCTGAGAAGGCATTAATTTGGGAAGCTTTGACGAACAACAACAGTGAAGGGATAACAAACACAGAGGTTCAAGAGTTCGTTGATAGTAAAATTTTTGATAGTAAATCTGAGGCCCAGCTTGTTATAGATTTAACCACAATGCGCTATAATGCGTTTATGATTAATATTGATCCAAATGAATTATTTGGAATTCAATATTTAATGCAAGGTGAAAAAATTTCACAAGCCGAATTCTTACCCGTTCTTAAGGTCGGTACCAAGCTTCCAGGCGTCTCGGCACGTGCTTCCAGTGGTGGCTGCAATTGCTTTACCGCTGGGACGAAGGTATTGACAGACGAAGGGGAGAAGAATATTGAAGACATTGAAGTCGGAGATATGGTTCTTTCCAAGGATGAGGACGATCCTAATGGGAAAACAGCTTACAAAGAAGTAACGGCTTTATTCCGCAACCAACGTGATGATATTATTAAGTTGCATGTTGGGGAGCAGATCATCGAGACGACAGACAACCATCCGTTCTGGGTGGAAGGTAAAGGTTGGGTTTTCGCTGATGAGCTTCACGCGGGTGATAAACTCCGAAAGGCTGACGGAAGCAACTTAACGATTGACAAGGTCGAGTTCCTTAAATTAGATGGGCCTGTTACGGTTTATAACTTTACGGTTGCGGACTTCCATACGTATTATGTAACGGATATTGGGGTTTGGGTGCATAATACAAATTGTTTTACAGGAGGATACATTGATTTTGATGAAGCACCTTCGCATGTAAAAAATACAATAACTACTATTCGAAATACGGGTGAACCTCCTCAGGGTTATGTAGGAGGACGTCCATTTAATAATAGGGGGAATAATGGGGAAACGAAACTTCCTACGGGGCACAATTATAAAGAATATGATGTCCACCCCTATCAGCAAGGAGTAAACAGAGGTGCTGAAAGGCTTGTTATTGCTGATGACGGCACTGTTTATTACACTACAGATCATTATAGAACATATGTAAAAATTAAATAG